The sequence GCCTAGGTCAAAGCCGGCGATGGTCACTTTCCGTGAGATCATGGAGTGCACTGAAGCCCGTCCATCTCGAATCATAAGCACAAACTTGGCACGGGGAAAGATCTTGGCCAGGTAAGAAAGCGACTTCAGTGCAAAAGGGTCCTTGTTACAGAGGAAGTTAGCAGGCTCACCGTGTTTGACAATGATTTCCAGCAGGAAGGCCTGCATGGCGGCGTCCAGCACCTCATCTGTCACACCCGCTTCATCAAGTCGCATCTTCTCCCGGCCCGAGCGGCTCCACATCTGCTTCATGGCCAGTATGCGTGGGATGACACGAGTTTCTTCGCCACAACGCACCTCTGGGTGGGCGTCTAGCATAGCTCGCATTAGTGTGGTTCCACTGCGAGGAACACCACCGATGAAGATGAGTGGCATGTCTTTGTTGTAAACAAAAGGTGTGCTGAGATTCTGGCCTGTCCGTAAGGTGGTCCGCATGCTACCACCCAGCGCTGAAAGAGGCAGGATTCCACCTGGCTGGCTGCGTTCCTCAATGCGATGGTGGCACTCCATGGCATGGCGGCCCAGGTAGAAGACTGTGACCGAACTGATGACCAGACAGGCCACCAGCAAGTTCTGTTTCAGCTTGCCAATCATGATGTAGCCACAGTCAGGAAAGGACAATATCACCACAGGGGCAATtcagggggagggatgggaaaAAGGAATTGAAGGGTAAATAAGGTTCCCACCCTCTATGGTTGTTTGCTGGGAACCGGGCATGGATCGAGCTCCCTGGTGCACAGCAGGCGCCGAGTCCCCAGCTCCATGAGGCCTGGACTgtggcacaaaaagacaaaaaaaacccacagttaGAACTGATTATTTACCAGGGCAACATTAATCAAGCAAAGTTAACAAGAAAACCTTATCCAAAGTGCCATTTTCTGTTCCAGATTTAAAAATAACTCATGTGACAGATGTCAGACACCAAGACATTCACTGTCATTACTGTACGCACATCAAAGCATCTCAGAGCAAATctacagagaaaaaacaacaaattctgTTTATATGACAGGCCTTTTGATCTCAGGCCAACATTATCGCACAATTTCACTCTGTAGAGAGCTTTGAATCACAAAGTTGAACAAAACAGCTTTGAACACAATTATGACAATGAAGATATtagcagaaaaactaaatgggCTCTGTCTCATTGTCCTTCTATGGAGGGTTAGTGCAAGAATTCAAAGCCTACTGAAAGATAAATGACTAAGGCATTGCACTGAGATGTAGAACAAaagattttgcatttaaaagagATCTCTGTCTTTCATCTTGCTAGACATAACTCTGGCTTTTATTCTCTGGTAGCACATGCATCATCTGTGACATTCAGCCTTCAGTCTCTAATTTTGACACAGAGTAAGCAATTAAACTTATTCCGTAGAAAGGACAATATGTGTTTACACACTGCAAATACATACACGCCACACATAAAATCTTCACAAGGCAGTGGGCtggctgtcattttttttttgttgttggcaACGAGAAGCAGAAGTACAGCTTCTCTGTTGGAGGGTTTTCTCTGTGTCTCCAGTCGTCCTCCTGAACAAATGTCCTGGCTTGGAGATGAGGAGGTAAGGACATGGGGAAGTTACAGCAGGTCAAAACACAGCAAAGCCTTACTCGCAAACCACGTTCATGCTCGTCAGTCATGCTAGTTTGTTTTAACCTGACATGGgtaacaatttttaaaataacggAGGGCAGTTTGTCATCCACAACCTTATTACCTACGGACCTTTAACAAGCAGAGTCAGCTGTTTAAGACTCTGAATAAGACCCCGCCCCTCTCATCCTGCTCTTGACCTCACACAAATAACAGTCACATCTTTAGAGATCACAGCTGAAACAAGCTGAAAGATGTCAAAACACTTGGCCAAGTAATTACAATAAGCATGTTAACATTGTTTGAAGCGAGTCCACTGGACTTTTTGCACCATGTAAAGAAGAAATCTGAGATTTTATATTACCACTAGGTGTTCTCCTAAAAGCAGCAACATTTCTTAACTAATAGTTTCTCATTCACAAATCTGCTAGGAGCAACTTTTTCTAAAGAACTAAGACAACTCCATGCCCCTGCCTCTATTTACACCCACTCTGTcactcgagcacaccagcttacatatgactctgctcaaaaaactgtaaaactactctatgctacacaatgTAATATTGCAGTAATTCTGCCATACATGTTGGAACCAATTGTGAAGAAGAATACTGAGCAAGCCACAGCCTGCACATTGACAGGGCAATTGATTAAGTTTGTAGCATATGAAAACCCTTAAGAGCGAATCTTTTTTTTGAGATTGGCACTTTCAATGTGGAAATGAttagccatggtgttgacttgAATTTCACTTatgatatgtcttctagcatatcaACACACCATATGAACATGTTCACAAAgtcaaaaacttgattttcagaGGAGGTCAGTAAGTGAATAATGAGGTAAAGAGTACAGAAATATCCTAATACTGACATGCTGTGTGAATATACAGTGGCCAGGTTAAAGTCGCATatgtaaatgtgttgtttttaattcttACTGATCAGCAACTAGCAAATGCAAtattgaggtcattttgttccCATTCTCTGGGTGCTCCAGTTTCTTACCCCAAACCACATGCAGGGTAATACTAGCAGTATTCTTGCCACCGTGTTTGAGCCTGTAGCCCCAGAACTGGGAGTGGCTACACACTGCCCTTAAACAggtcagttcaattcaattcaattttatttatatagcaccaattacagtcaaattgtctcgagacgctttacagaacccatatgcctgatccccagagcaagccaaaaggcgacagtggcaaggaaaacacccttttaacagggaaaaaacctcgagcagaacccggctctaatgtgggggaaccatctgcctgctggccgggcgggttgagagggacagaagaggtagagatagagggatagagacagaggggtggaggggtagaggtaaagaggtggggggggacgacaaggaccataaaacacacaatttgatacatgcatgataagacagatgatacatgcaaagtacaactaacatggaaactgactatagtttactgctatggtgtacggctctggcattaaatatactacatatatagctggtggtaaatttaaaaatatgtagatgagcaaatcaagtaaaactgcagcaagaTTCCAACAATAAAGTACAACTTTGCTTTTATAGGCTAGAGCTAAATGCTTTAACCACATAATCGGAGCAAGGGAAATCCAGTTATCTTGTTTTCTCGATTGTCTGTTTACACACATTCCACATCACATGAATGTGATGGTTAACAGGCCCTGTCAGCATTGTTCTGCAGCAGTGCCACAGCAGGATCTCTGACATCACAAAGTGACAGGCTGATGTTCGTCACAGCAGAGCAATGAACCCAGTGCAGCCGACTCCCCCTTCATGGTATCAGAGCTGTTTGGATGCATCGTTATCTGGGCTGAACATCACCTAATGACGCAAGACATTGTCATCTTCTTTGTTCTAATTCACTAAGTCTTCATTAGCAACTTTAGCAAATACATAATTGTGTAATGGTATTTAATGTCCTCCAAGTATGTGGATGTTTAAGATACATGGAGATCTCAAGGCCTTCACACCTATGtttacaaatttttttctgtattttgaggCACAGTTCATAATTGGCAAGCGGCATCTACTGCTGATGAAGCCAGAATCACCTATTTCCATCTACGCTCAGCCCTAACAAAAACCACACACTAAGAAACATTAAATTTGAAAGCAGGATGATCAATGACAAGGAATAAGACATGAATGACTAAGTCTTAAAATATCTGAGACTGCACATTTGAATGGAGATGCTACCACAGAAATTCAACAAAAGGGTTTACTAAATATCACAAAGTTATTACATCTAATATCATCTCTATTGCGGTTAGCCAATATGAGGATTCCAACTTAGAAATGTTATTCAAGGTGTTTTTGTATCCCAGCAACATGTCTGGTGGACAAAATATATTAGACTGACACTGGACATTTGCTTCAActtatgaataaaatgttgattGCACAAAGTATAACACCATCCATGTTTAGACTGCTTTGCTATAAGCCTCGCTTTCACTATGCAATTCCAATTCCAAAATCTCCTGGAAAAAGAAGGTTCAATTTAATGCACAAATGGTGGAACAACTAGATTGACTGTGGAAATTTTAtccagcaaaagaaaaaaatccccgCAGTCCAAGGACGCAAAGGCAACTAAGAGAGAGAATGATGAGACCGAGGTAAAACAAGAGTTATGAGGtgaggaaaacagagaaagcCATGTGTCCAATATCACTGTCACTTAGAAAGATGGAGAAAAGTTGAAAAGATGCATGTTTGCATATAAAAGTTGAAAGTGCTGAATTTTGGCAGACAATAGATTTgaaactaaacacacacacacacacacacatatgtgtgtgtgtgtgtgtgtgtgtgtgtgtgtgtgtgtgtgtgtttaattatGTATCGGAGTAATCTGTGAAgactttttccaaaaaaagagaCCTCAAGTATTGAGTATAGTAAGAAAAAGCGACATTCATACCCCGAATTTCATATTCTCTTCACACTGAACACAAATACCCACATCTGGTCTTGTACTGATGAATCTCTTATATAAGCTGTTTCTctctttaatctttttattaGAAAAGAACAATGCAGAGAACAACTTTCAGAACTTCAAAATATATCCCATATATAACTTTTGGTTGTTGTCTGGTTAATGTGGTCTCTGCAAATCAAAGATAATTTGCAAGAGAACATTCTAATTCACTCTACAGCCACAAGTAGATTGTGCTTGATAGTCCAACAAGATCAGCATAGTGGTGACTACCCTCTTGAGAAATGATCTAGCTGACCACACCTTGCCAATTTCATAAAGAATGTGTCATGGCCCTCCCTCCTCTGTGTTACACCCCGGATCAGCCGTCAGTCCTGGCAGATTGAACTCAGCTGCGCTCTCACCGCAGCTGAGCCCAATCAGTGATCAGCGGCAGTTAAAGCCTGACTCACTCCACCACTCTGTGCTGGATCAGTGTTCCTGCTGGCTCCCTGCCAGTCACTCTATCCAGGTCTGCCCTGACTCCGGACTTCTTCCGCCTGCTCAGTCCTGCCCGGCTACTAAGCCAGGACCCTGGAACTCCCCAGAGAGAGCCCGGATTTATCCCGGAGCTTCCCCCCTGTCCTCGCCTCAGCTTCCAGCCGCTGATCTCCGCTGCACTCCCGCAGCCCTATCTCCGCTGCTTGTTAGCAGCCCCATGCTGTCTGCTGCACGTCGGCAGCCCCGGCATGCACCACCACAGACTGCCAGCTTCTGAACCGGTCTGCCGCCCCCCGTTGTTGGACTTGTTAGCTGTAAGTCAGGCCGTTGTGTTTTAATTTAGTTATTAGCCCATGAAGTGGCTAATAACTGTTTGGTTTTAGTTGAATTTGTTAATTCCTGTATGGGGTTTGGTTTGCTTAGTTCACCCAGCCATTGTCTTATGTTTCTTTGAATAAAGTCCTTGGTTTGTGGAATCTGTGTTGCCTCCTGTGTGTCTGGTTGAAAAGGTTGTGGATTTGAATTAGCCTGGAACTCAAAATCACtaataaatgattatttaataTCATTGAAATTTTGTTACTTTTAACTTTAGTTGAGAAGCTGGACCCTCATGAGGCATCTGAAATTGCTTGAACCTGGTAAGttgattcaaaattgtatttCAAATCATTAAATGCTATCAAATTCATGAACTTTATACACTTTCACTGTTTAACAAAAACGCTGATTTATTACAGATAAGTAGGTACCACAAAGATACAAGTTAGGCTACAAGTATGGGTAATTTGCTGGTGATGCTATTCTATGTTGAGGCGCACAACACTGAATAtccaattttctgttattttccaaCTCATTTTGGTCGATACAGATACCAGTATAGTTTTTCCCACGTAGATGCAGAGAACATCAAGtctctcctgtggtggaatgaATATATCCTTATGCCTACCCTTGTCGGGATGGCCCACTGGCAGGTACAGACACAATGCTTTTCAATTGTTTACATACTGTgagaaacaaaaattaaaaaaatacttccaCTTACCAGGTAAAACatgccatatttatttttttgtaacattttcaaacaaaagtaTAGACATTTAACCTGACAACCATCTCTGCTTGTCAATGTCCATTTTGGTCCAAAGCTGATATATCATATTTTGGCCAATATCAACAATACTACTTGTGTCATTGTGAAAACAGGTCCGTATATTGTGCACTGCATTGATATCTATTTAGCCAGGTTGGGGGTAGACCAGGCCAAGCCAATGCATCACTCTACCATCTGTTTCCCCTCCGACACCATGTTGCCAACTTCTTCTCAGTGGGTTGCTCATGCTTAATGAGCCAAGTGGCTGTTGTTGCTTTTAAGCAAACATCCTCAACTGTTAACTCGTAGTTATACAAGAAAGGAGCGTTTcacaacagaaaaattacaGCTAATTCCTTGTATTAGCCTCCCTGTGAGAAGGAGCTCATGCAAGACTAAGCTGCAGATAAAGGCTCTGTTCTGTGCCCAAGGAATGTAGAAAATACTGTAGAAAAGGTCTTACAGTGCAGCATGTGACATTGTgtatttctttgctttcttgTCATCAGTCTTTGTCATTTCTTTATAGCCCACCCACAAATCTCACATCTCTGTGTCTTCTCCT comes from Amphiprion ocellaris isolate individual 3 ecotype Okinawa chromosome 7, ASM2253959v1, whole genome shotgun sequence and encodes:
- the tpst1 gene encoding protein-tyrosine sulfotransferase 1 isoform X2 translates to MIGKLKQNLLVACLVISSVTVFYLGRHAMECHHRIEERSQPGGILPLSALGGSMRTTLRTGQNLSTPFVYNKDMPLIFIGGVPRSGTTLMRAMLDAHPEVRCGEETRVIPRILAMKQMWSRSGREKMRLDEAGVTDEVLDAAMQAFLLEIIVKHGEPANFLCNKDPFALKSLSYLAKIFPRAKFVLMIRDGRASVHSMISRKVTIAGFDLGSYRDCLTKWNRAIETMYTQCLEATDKCLPVHYEQLVLHPEKWMRTLLKFLDIPWSDAVLHHEELIGKAGGVSLSKVERSTDQVIKPVNVEALSKWVGKIPADVVRDMAVIAPMLSRLGYDPHANPPNYGRPDPKVLDNTRRIQKSAERPNPS
- the tpst1 gene encoding protein-tyrosine sulfotransferase 1 isoform X1 produces the protein MIGKLKQNLLVACLVISSVTVFYLGRHAMECHHRIEERSQPGGILPLSALGGSMRTTLRTGQNLSTPFVYNKDMPLIFIGGVPRSGTTLMRAMLDAHPEVRCGEETRVIPRILAMKQMWSRSGREKMRLDEAGVTDEVLDAAMQAFLLEIIVKHGEPANFLCNKDPFALKSLSYLAKIFPRAKFVLMIRDGRASVHSMISRKVTIAGFDLGSYRDCLTKWNRAIETMYTQCLEATDKCLPVHYEQLVLHPEKWMRTLLKFLDIPWSDAVLHHEELIGKAGGVSLSKVERSTDQVIKPVNVEALSKWVGKIPADVVRDMAVIAPMLSRLGYDPHANPPNYGRPDPKVLDNTRRVFKGEFQLPDFLKEQSQIQKSAERPNPS